The following are from one region of the Luteimonas sp. MC1572 genome:
- a CDS encoding cysteine desulfurase, producing MNGPGQPHPHPGPAARALAADAVDWAAVRADFPLLAREVHGKPLVYFDSANTGQKPAAVIDAVDAFYRHHNANVSRAVHQLGSEATEAYEGARRRIARFTNVRPDDLVLCSGTTFAINLVAYSWALPRLGPGDVILLTRMEHHANIVPWQLVAQRTGARIEVVELLPDGSLDLDMLRDKMTGAVKLLAVTHVSNVLGTVNPVAGICREARRRGITTVVDGSQALPHRPVDIAAIGCDFYAFTGHKMCGPTGTGALWARREHLAAMPPFLGGGEMITEVRLDGTVFADPPRRFEAGTPNIAGFIGLGAAVDYLDALGMANVEAREQELLAHFNEELRKVDGLRILGAAPGKAAVVSFVVDGVHAHDLATLLDLQGVAIRSGQHCAHPLLQWLGVTATCRASLAFYNTHDEIEAFVAALGKVRRLLA from the coding sequence ATGAACGGTCCAGGCCAGCCGCATCCCCATCCTGGCCCCGCCGCACGGGCGCTTGCGGCGGACGCGGTTGACTGGGCGGCGGTACGCGCCGATTTCCCGCTGCTCGCGCGCGAGGTGCACGGCAAGCCGCTGGTGTACTTCGACTCTGCAAACACCGGCCAGAAGCCGGCCGCGGTGATCGACGCGGTCGACGCGTTCTACCGCCACCACAACGCCAACGTCAGCCGCGCCGTGCACCAGCTCGGCAGCGAGGCGACCGAGGCCTATGAAGGCGCGCGGCGCAGGATCGCGCGCTTCACCAACGTGCGCCCCGACGACCTGGTGCTGTGCAGCGGCACCACGTTCGCGATCAACCTGGTGGCGTATTCGTGGGCGCTGCCGCGGCTGGGGCCGGGTGACGTGATCCTGCTCACGCGCATGGAGCACCACGCCAACATCGTGCCTTGGCAGCTGGTGGCGCAGCGCACCGGCGCGCGCATCGAGGTCGTGGAGCTGCTGCCCGACGGCAGCCTCGACCTCGACATGCTGCGCGACAAGATGACCGGTGCCGTCAAGCTGCTGGCCGTTACCCACGTCAGCAACGTGCTGGGCACCGTGAACCCGGTGGCCGGGATCTGCCGCGAAGCGCGGCGCCGCGGCATCACCACCGTGGTCGACGGCTCGCAGGCCTTGCCGCACCGTCCGGTCGACATCGCCGCGATCGGCTGCGATTTCTACGCCTTCACCGGCCACAAGATGTGCGGGCCGACCGGCACCGGCGCGCTGTGGGCGCGCCGCGAGCACCTGGCAGCCATGCCGCCGTTCCTCGGCGGCGGCGAGATGATCACCGAGGTGCGCCTGGACGGCACGGTGTTCGCCGACCCGCCGCGCAGGTTCGAGGCCGGCACGCCCAACATCGCCGGCTTCATCGGCCTCGGCGCGGCGGTGGACTATCTGGACGCGCTCGGCATGGCCAACGTGGAAGCGCGCGAGCAGGAGTTGCTGGCCCACTTCAATGAAGAGCTGCGCAAGGTCGACGGCCTGCGCATCCTCGGCGCCGCGCCGGGCAAGGCCGCCGTGGTGTCGTTCGTGGTCGATGGCGTGCATGCCCATGACCTGGCCACCCTGCTCGACCTCCAGGGCGTCGCGATCCGCTCAGGCCAGCACTGCGCGCATCCGCTGCTGCAGTGGCTGGGCGTCACCGCCACCTGCCGCGCCTCGCTGGCGTTCTACAACACGCACGACGAGATCGAGGCCTTCGTGGCCGCGCTCGGCAAGGTCCGCCGCCTGCTGGCCTGA
- the sufD gene encoding Fe-S cluster assembly protein SufD has protein sequence MAALLDSLAAGFSGAATRRAALDAALRDGLPGARSEAWKYTSLRALERRSFSPAPLLHDAIDPALFADIPAPRLVFANGRYLAADSDLTGLPEGARLLPLSAALADPDPRESNFLDKAYARADEVFARLNAALADDGAVLRVAEGVAIPLPVHLVFVGAPAGGDVAWHSRHFIELRRGASATVIEHHIASSEHAHLGNTLSHVHVATGAVLRHARIQDEAPRATLFTRTDAVLARDATYRRLDLELGAGLSRHELNVRLEGENAELVANGVMLASARRHLDTRLGIQHIARDTRSQLGWRGMAAGRGRSVFHGGIEIREGADGSDARLSNKNLLLSDTAEIDTQPVLVIHAEEVQAAHGATVGQLDPDAMFYLRSRGLAEPEARALLTAAFVREPLLAVVTTPALRTLLEAVLDRAVQSQALA, from the coding sequence ATGGCCGCACTGCTCGACTCGCTTGCCGCCGGCTTCAGCGGCGCGGCCACGCGTCGCGCGGCGCTCGATGCCGCGCTGCGCGACGGCCTGCCGGGCGCGCGCAGCGAAGCCTGGAAGTACACCTCGCTGCGCGCGCTCGAGCGCCGCAGCTTCTCGCCGGCGCCGCTGCTCCACGACGCGATCGATCCCGCGCTGTTCGCCGACATCCCGGCGCCGCGGCTGGTGTTCGCCAACGGCCGCTACCTCGCCGCGGACTCGGACCTGACCGGATTGCCTGAAGGCGCGCGGCTGCTGCCGCTGTCCGCCGCACTCGCCGACCCCGACCCGCGCGAAAGCAACTTCCTCGACAAGGCCTACGCGCGCGCCGACGAGGTCTTCGCGCGCCTCAACGCCGCGCTCGCCGATGACGGCGCGGTGTTGCGCGTGGCCGAGGGCGTCGCGATCCCGCTGCCGGTGCACCTGGTGTTCGTGGGCGCGCCGGCCGGGGGCGACGTGGCCTGGCATTCGCGCCACTTCATCGAGCTGCGCCGCGGCGCCAGCGCAACGGTGATCGAACACCACATCGCCAGCAGCGAGCACGCCCACCTCGGCAATACGCTGAGCCACGTGCACGTCGCCACTGGCGCGGTGCTGCGCCACGCGCGCATCCAGGACGAGGCGCCGCGGGCCACGCTGTTCACCCGGACCGACGCGGTCCTCGCACGCGATGCCACCTATCGCCGCCTCGACCTCGAGCTCGGCGCCGGCCTGTCGCGACACGAGCTCAACGTGCGCCTGGAAGGCGAGAACGCTGAACTGGTCGCCAACGGCGTGATGCTGGCCTCCGCCCGCCGCCACCTCGACACCCGACTGGGCATCCAGCACATCGCCCGCGACACGCGCAGCCAGCTCGGCTGGCGCGGCATGGCGGCGGGCCGGGGCCGCTCCGTGTTCCATGGCGGCATCGAGATCCGCGAAGGCGCCGACGGCAGCGATGCGCGCCTGTCGAACAAGAACCTGCTGCTGTCCGACACCGCCGAGATCGACACCCAGCCGGTGCTGGTGATCCACGCCGAAGAGGTCCAGGCTGCGCACGGCGCCACCGTCGGCCAGCTCGATCCCGACGCGATGTTCTACCTGCGTTCGCGCGGCCTGGCCGAGCCCGAGGCGCGCGCCCTGCTGACGGCCGCGTTCGTGCGCGAGCCGCTGCTGGCCGTGGTGACCACGCCCGCGCTGCGCACGCTGCTGGAGGCGGTGCTGGACCGCGCGGTGCAGTCCCAGGCGCTGGCATGA